In a single window of the Elaeis guineensis isolate ETL-2024a chromosome 8, EG11, whole genome shotgun sequence genome:
- the LOC105050002 gene encoding BAG family molecular chaperone regulator 5, mitochondrial has translation MDSYHYHSTSFFYFSTNDQNAPQHPNNTILIPIETPSSSNLPAPIPVHLPAAALNAAAVKIQSAFRGHLVRSLIGKIRAVDAEAGRMERLIQRQETVDAVRRDERERLRVSEGLMALLLRLDSVPGFYPAVRELRRSVSRRIVGLQEVLDLILGAPAVGGEGFPASLEEIVEGMWRREGRWGEEEEMGTVGNWERGFGCLEKLLLGV, from the coding sequence ATGGACTCCTACCACTACCACTCcacctctttcttctacttcagcACAAATGACCAAAACGCGCCTCAACATCCCAACAACACCATCTTAATCCCCATCGAGACCCCTTCCTCCAGCAACCTCCCGGCCCCCATCCCCGTCCACCTCCCCGCCGCCGCCCTCAACGCCGCCGCCGTCAAGATCCAGTCGGCCTTCCGCGGCCACTTGGTCCGATCCCTGATCGGTAAGATCCGGGCCGTCGACGCGGAGGCCGGGCGGATGGAGCGGTTGATCCAGCGGCAGGAGACGGTGGACGCCGTCCGGCGGGACGAGCGGGAGCGGCTCCGGGTGAGCGAGGGCCTCATGGCGCTCCTCCTCCGGCTGGACTCAGTGCCCGGCTTCTATCCGGCCGTGAGGGAGCTGCGGAGGTCTGTCAGCCGCCGGATCGTGGGACTCCAGGAGGTCCTGGACCTGATCCTGGGAGCGCCGGCCGTCGGCGGGGAAGGGTTTCCGGCGAGCTTGGAAGAGATCGTGGaagggatgtggagaagagagggAAGGTGGGGCGAGGAGGAGGAGATGGGGACGGTGGGCAATTGGGAGAGAGGGTTTGGTTGTTTGGAGAAGCTCCTACTGGGAGTCTGA